In a single window of the Schistocerca americana isolate TAMUIC-IGC-003095 chromosome X, iqSchAmer2.1, whole genome shotgun sequence genome:
- the LOC124556814 gene encoding uncharacterized protein LOC124556814, whose translation MIKGITGQSLKRYRSWPWSEHMRFMDCALEARPTTSNIPCSREAVTSDSERHSQSGEHSSDSTIFPQPELLTHEYEGESQEQSTEVLEPSSARKKPTAKKMRKQGPSADVECIISYLQKNHQYKDKHDEVDHLFLSYAKTYKRLTVRSQAKLKVQLAQLFADAELAELDEQQPTVNSKSFSRLGPR comes from the coding sequence ATGATAAAAGGCATCACTGGCCAGAGCTTGAAACGGTATAGATCATGGCCGTGGAGTGAACACATGAGGTTCATGGACTGTGCTCTGGAAGCACGACCAACAACATCAAATATTCCTTGCTCAAGAGAGGCCGTCACAAGTGACAGCGAAAGACACTCACAGTCAGGTGAACACTCATCAGACTCCACAATTTTTCCTCAGCCAGAGTTGCTAACACATGAGTATGAAGGAGAATCTCAGGAGCAGTCCACAGAGGTTTTGGAACCATCTTCAGCGCGAAAGAAGCCAACAGCTAAAAAAATGAGAAAGCAGGGACCAAGTGCTGATGTTGAGTGTATAATTAGTTACTTGCAAAAGAATCATCAGTATAAGGATAAGCATGATGAAGTTGATCATTTATTTTTAAGCTATGCAAAAACATACAAACGTCTTACAGTTAGATCACAAGCTAAGCTTAAAGTGCAACTGGCACAGTTATTTGCGGACGCTGAGCTCGCGGAATTAGATGAGCAACAGCCAACAGTCAACTCAAAGTCTTTCAGTAGACTCGGCCCACGTTGA